TGGCCTCCGCCTGCTCCCCCTGTTCTTTATTCCACAATTCTATCCTTTGATTTTCTCTGATAGCGATATATTCCATTTCAGGAGTAATAATCCCTTTTCTTGCATAGTGCATTTGTGATACGTTCTGACCAGCTTTTGCACGATATGGCTGATGCTGAAAGGCAAAACGCAACTGATCAAGTGAAGGATCTGCCAGTCTCTGCGCACCATAAGCTGAAGTAATCTGATCAAGCTTTTCAACATCGCCTCTGCCGGTAACCCAGTTTTCTCTGATTCTGGGCAACCCGGATTTCACATCAATATGTGCATTGGGATCAGTATAAGGTCCACTTGTATCATAAACTGTTACAGACGGATTTTTCTCTGTCAGGCCAAAACCATTGTGTATTTTGGTTTCGCTAAGGCTGATTTCACGCATGGCTACTTCAATATCATGAAGTTGTCCTTTTACAAAAACTTTACGGGAGGCCGGAAATGGCGTCCTGCTGATGACCTGGCCATCTGGAATTTTTTCTACTTTCATCGTTATGTGATTTTTGTTAGGTTAGAAACAGAAATAAAGAATTATCCCCCCTGGGTAGCTTTGATCAGCATGACCTGATCTCCGGGTTGAAGATGGTATGCAGACCAGTCAGATTTAGACACGACAGACTGATTAACAGCTACCGCAATACCGCTATCAGAAACCTGCAAAACAGTACTTAACAACTGTACAACAGAACAGGAACCGGTGATAGAATAAGTTTGATGATTTACAGTAATTTCCATTCTTTTCATTTTTTAATAACGATAGGAATGACCTGTATAAGGAATGAAAAACCACAGCATAGCAATGGCCTTACTTTTCCCTTCGGCAGTACTAACTGCATCAGGTTCAAAGGGTATATCTCAGCGCAAGGCACCCCTAAAGTTTTTTGTAAACCTATAACATTTTTAAGAAGAAACGAAATATAATTGAAAAATCCATTTTGGTTTTGTCCGTATGCCCTGTCACTTTTACATTACAAACATCAGATGTTTGTTCCGATGATTTATCTTTGAAACATCAGATGTTTAAATCATGAAGAGAATCAATCTATCAGACAAGGTAATCACTGCGCTTAAAAGCGATATCGCCTCTGGAAAGCTCAAAAAAGGCACAAAAATCCCATCAGAGCCCGAATTGATGGAGCGCTACGAAGTTGGCCGTTCTACGATCAGAGAGGCTATCAAAACCCTGGCTATGTCCGGAATTCTTAAAGTACAACAGGGATCAGGTACTTTTGTAGCCTCCAAAATTAAAAGTGAAACTCTTGCCCAGCGTTTGCGCCGCGCCGACTTTGAAGAAATCAATGCGGTACGTTCCTTACTTGAAATAGAAATCGTCAGACTGGCTTGTCTGAACAGAACTGATAAGGACATCAGTGCCATGCAGGATCATTTAATACAACGAAAAAAAGCTATAGAGACTGACCAGCAGCAAAAATGTACGGATGCTGATATAGCTTTTCATGTCAGCATTGCAAAGGCTTCAAAAAACAAGGTATTGGTAGACTTATATCAAAACTTCACCTCGGTTATCAGGGATTTCTTTACCAAACGTAAAGAAGAAAACATGACCTATTTTGCCAGAAGTCATAAATGGCATGAAGAACTTGCCCTTGCCATCATTAACAGGAATCAGGAATCAGCAGTACAGCTTATCAAAACTTTATTAAACAACAATTATTAATCATATAACTCATGACTATTTTAACCTTTACCCTGATCCTGTTACTGGGGGCTTATCTTGCAGGACTTGCAGGCTCTCTTACGGGGCTTGGCGGTGGCGTGGTAATTATACCGCTACTCACCCTGTTTTTCCATGTTGATATCCGTTATGCCATTGGTGCAGCACTGGTTGCTTCAATAGCCACTTCTTCAGGCTCCGCAAGTGCCTATGTAAAGGAGGGTATTACCAATATCCGTCTGGGTATGTTTCTTGAAATTGCAACTACAGCTGGTGCAGTTATCGGAGCTATTCTGGCAATTTACACTCCGGTTAACATTGTAGCTATTCTGTTTGGTGTTACCCTGATATTCTCTGCAGCAATGACGCTTAGGAAGAAACACGAGGGTGCACTGACAGAAGGAAGCAGACTTTCTTATCTGCTTAAATTAAATAGCAGCTACCCTTCAAAAGAAGGTGTTATAGACTATAAGCTAAAAAATATTGGCGGTGGTTTTTCTATTATGACACTGGCAGGGATGCTTTCAGGCTTATTAGGCATAGGTTCGGGAGCCCTAAAAGTTCTGGCGATGGACAGTGCCATGCGGGTTCCGTTCAGGGTAAGTACTACGACCAGTAATTTTATGGTCGGTGTGACTGCTGCTGCGAGTGCCGTTGTTTATCTGCAAAGAGGTTATATTGATCCTGGAATTGCTTTCCCTGTAATTATTGGTGTACTGGCAGGCGCTTTTACAGGTTCAAAATTACTGATGAGAATCGACGTTAAGTGGCTGAAAATCATATTCAGTTTTGCAATCACAGCTATCGCACTCAATATGATATACAATGGTTTTAATCATAAATTCTAGGAAACATGAATACGAATAAAGAAACTAAAAGAGTAACCGACTATGACATGCAGCAGCTGATTGGTCAGGTGTTAAGATATGGCGTATTGATTTCGGGTCTGATAGCTATAATTGGGGGAATATGGTACTTGTTTCAACAAGGTTCCGGTATTCCTGAATACGGGGTATTTCACGGAGAAGGTGAAGGATATACCAGTCTGACCGGCATTATCAAAGGGCTAAGTAATGGTAGTGCAACTGAGATTATACAATTGGGTGTAGTCATTCTGATTGCCACACCCATTATAAGGATTGTATTTTCTCTGGTTGCTTTTGGCCTGGAAAGAGATAAATTATATGTGCTGATTACGCTGATTGTTCTTTCTATTATCCTGTTCAGCATGTTCGGCGGACTGAGCATTTAATCATATAGTTTTAACTGCTGCCTGTCTGCTTTTGTAATAGGCAAAAATTCCGGTAGCAGTTAATCCTATCATTCCTTCAATCAATACTGCAGGTCTTGGACCAATTAAATGAGCCACCCATCCAATGAGCAGACTACCTACAGGTATCAGTCCCTGGTAGGCCATGACATAGTAACTGATTGCGCGTCCGCGCATTTCAGGAACAGCATGTGTTTGTATGTAAGTATTAATAGCTGATGACTGGGCCATCATTCCAACTCCTGATAAACCCATGAATAATAAAGCAATTGGCAATTGCGGCGCATAAGCCAGGAATAACAAACTTCCACCCATCACTGCTCCGGCAATAGTGGTTAATTTGATCATGGTACTGCTGTTTTTTAAATTGGCAAGATAAATAGCGCTGATAATAGATCCAAGCCCTGCTGCACTTTCAAACCAGCTGAAAGTCTTAGCATCTCCGTTAAATATATCTTTGGCAAAGATTGGCATCAGGGTATTGAAAGGAATTACAAAAAGACTGCTCACTCCAATCATCATAATCATACTGCTCAGTTCTTTATCTCCTGCCACATACCTGAATCCTTCTTCCAGCTCCACCCAAATGCTTTTAGTAGATTTAGTAATAATCTG
This portion of the Pedobacter lusitanus genome encodes:
- the thiS gene encoding sulfur carrier protein ThiS — translated: MKRMEITVNHQTYSITGSCSVVQLLSTVLQVSDSGIAVAVNQSVVSKSDWSAYHLQPGDQVMLIKATQGG
- a CDS encoding FadR/GntR family transcriptional regulator, which codes for MKRINLSDKVITALKSDIASGKLKKGTKIPSEPELMERYEVGRSTIREAIKTLAMSGILKVQQGSGTFVASKIKSETLAQRLRRADFEEINAVRSLLEIEIVRLACLNRTDKDISAMQDHLIQRKKAIETDQQQKCTDADIAFHVSIAKASKNKVLVDLYQNFTSVIRDFFTKRKEENMTYFARSHKWHEELALAIINRNQESAVQLIKTLLNNNY
- a CDS encoding sulfite exporter TauE/SafE family protein, whose protein sequence is MTILTFTLILLLGAYLAGLAGSLTGLGGGVVIIPLLTLFFHVDIRYAIGAALVASIATSSGSASAYVKEGITNIRLGMFLEIATTAGAVIGAILAIYTPVNIVAILFGVTLIFSAAMTLRKKHEGALTEGSRLSYLLKLNSSYPSKEGVIDYKLKNIGGGFSIMTLAGMLSGLLGIGSGALKVLAMDSAMRVPFRVSTTTSNFMVGVTAAASAVVYLQRGYIDPGIAFPVIIGVLAGAFTGSKLLMRIDVKWLKIIFSFAITAIALNMIYNGFNHKF
- a CDS encoding DUF1634 domain-containing protein, with translation MNTNKETKRVTDYDMQQLIGQVLRYGVLISGLIAIIGGIWYLFQQGSGIPEYGVFHGEGEGYTSLTGIIKGLSNGSATEIIQLGVVILIATPIIRIVFSLVAFGLERDKLYVLITLIVLSIILFSMFGGLSI
- a CDS encoding MFS transporter, producing the protein MNVFRSLKSRNFKLFFYGQSISLVGTWMQKTAVSWLVYQLTGSAVLLGVVGFVSLIPSLILSPYAGSLVDRHNRYRILVITQIVSMIQAGALAAIIYFGFNNILFIIGLSLVQGIVNAFDVTCRQSLMVEMVNDKDDLPNAIALNSSMANFARIAGPAVAGIILSTFGTDICFLGNFLSYIPVLICLFMMRLPVQIITKSTKSIWVELEEGFRYVAGDKELSSMIMMIGVSSLFVIPFNTLMPIFAKDIFNGDAKTFSWFESAAGLGSIISAIYLANLKNSSTMIKLTTIAGAVMGGSLLFLAYAPQLPIALLFMGLSGVGMMAQSSAINTYIQTHAVPEMRGRAISYYVMAYQGLIPVGSLLIGWVAHLIGPRPAVLIEGMIGLTATGIFAYYKSRQAAVKTI